Proteins from a genomic interval of Paracholeplasma manati:
- the miaA gene encoding tRNA (adenosine(37)-N6)-dimethylallyltransferase MiaA, with protein MKKVVVICGPTAVGKTKLSIDLAKHFKAEIISGDSVQVFRRLDIGSAKITPAEQAGIPHHMIDILDPTEAFDVASFQRLVRTHIEQIETPFVVGGTGLYIKAALFDYEFNNPKRDIDAEKALDDIDNETLHKQLMVIDPETAKTLHPNNRRRVLRALTLAQETKRSTLQKKDVPVYDALIIYASMERSLLYERINRRVDLMMEEGFLDEVKALKAEGIELDILGYRELSQYLDGIYALEVAIEEIKKKTRHLAKRQQTWFSNQMHAELVDMADYEFALRQSIEKITAFYQR; from the coding sequence AGCAGAAATCATCTCAGGTGATTCTGTTCAAGTATTTCGAAGACTCGATATTGGGTCTGCGAAAATTACACCTGCAGAACAAGCGGGCATACCACATCACATGATCGATATCTTAGACCCTACGGAAGCATTTGATGTCGCAAGCTTTCAACGCTTGGTTCGAACACACATTGAACAAATCGAAACCCCATTCGTGGTAGGTGGTACTGGTTTATACATTAAAGCTGCGTTGTTTGATTATGAATTCAACAATCCAAAACGCGATATTGATGCTGAAAAAGCCTTAGACGATATCGATAATGAAACCCTCCACAAACAATTAATGGTGATTGACCCAGAAACAGCGAAAACACTGCATCCCAACAATCGCAGACGGGTATTAAGAGCCCTCACTTTGGCACAAGAAACCAAACGCAGTACCCTCCAAAAGAAGGATGTACCAGTGTATGATGCACTTATTATATACGCTTCTATGGAACGTTCGTTGCTCTATGAACGCATCAACCGACGTGTGGACTTAATGATGGAAGAGGGCTTTTTAGACGAAGTCAAAGCTTTGAAAGCAGAGGGAATTGAATTGGATATTTTAGGGTATCGTGAATTATCACAATACCTAGATGGTATCTATGCCTTGGAAGTTGCTATCGAAGAAATCAAAAAGAAAACCAGACATTTGGCAAAAAGACAACAAACCTGGTTCAGCAACCAAATGCATGCTGAACTGGTGGATATGGCAGACTATGAATTTGCTTTACGCCAATCCATTGAAAAAATAACGGCATTTTATCAGAGGTAA